The genomic stretch AGTATCTGACCGGCATGTCCGACGAGGACATGCTGGCCATGCTCCCCCGCCAGGCTTTCACGGTGGAGCAGGCCGAGCGTGACCTGCGCGCGTGGGTGCGGCTGCTGCGGGATCGCGGGGTGACATGGGCCAGGATCGGCGAGGCTCTGGGGGTGTCGCGCCAGGCCGCGTGGGACCGGTTCGCGGCCGACGTCGCAGACGGCGACCAGGCCGGTTGACGCGCCGACTCGCCTGGAGGCCACTCGACGGTGCGGCCGCCGGTGACACGCGCGAGCGGCCGAACCACCGAGGCAAGCGCGCCATCCTGCCAGCCAGATCCGGCCAACCACCAGGACTCGGCCACCTGCACCGTCGTGGCCGGAACCGCCAGGTACGTCGATCGGCAGGGTGGCGGTCGACGGGCTGCGCCTGGACACAAGGCCCGCCCGGCGTCGCCAGGCCGCCGAGTCGTCCGAACCCCACGCCTACGTGGTAGTCAGCCTCACCACGGGGATTCGCACCGAGGAAGCCCGCGCGCTGCGCTGGGATCACGTCGTCGCCTGGATACCGGACCTCAAGCAGTGGCGACCAGTCACCGAGGGAGGGGATTCAAGCACAAGCGGTTCGCCATCTACGTGTGGCGCCCAGACCGAGAAGGAGGTGGTGCCAAGACCCGCAAGTCACGCCGCACGCTGGAGCTGCCCAAGCTGGCGGCTCAGGCCCTCCGGCAGCATCACGTAGGCCAAGCCGCTCAGAAGCTCAAGGCGGGCGAGGCTTGGCAAGATCACAACCTTGTGTTCTGCACGAACGTCGGCACTCCACTGGACGCCTCGAACGTGCGGCGGGCATTCCGCAAGATCACCAAACAAGCGGGACTCGGAACCGCCTGGAGTCCCCGCGAACTGCGTCACTCGTTCGTCTCGATCATGAGTGACCAGGGCATACCCATCGAGACCATCGCCGATCTCGTCGGGCACGCGGGCACCAGCGTCACAGAAGCCGTCGACCGGCACCAGCTCCGGCCGGTGATCACCAAAGATGCCCAGACCATGAACACCATCTTCGGCGACAGCGGACACAGGTAGAGAGTCCGAGTGAGATGGCTCCCCGATTGACTCCCATCGACTTCCAGACATGAGAAAAGGGCCCCCCTCCGAAGACCCTTCTCACCTGCATCTTCCTGGTGGGGCGTTCACGAGTATGCATGACCTGCGGTAGAGGCAGGCCATGGAAGATCGCTTCCCGGACAGCCGCTGATCGTTTCCCGGGCCGGGCCTGACCAGTGGGGCGGAGTCAGTGCGGCTTGTGTCTTGGCCGGGTGGTCCGCCCCACGGCCGTACCTATCGGAAATGCTTCCCGCGCCGGCGGGTTTCCGCCCGGGTCCCACGGCGCGGGGTGCGGATCAACTGCCGGGCGGTGGTGTGGCGTGGCCGATGTCGTTGGCCGAGGGGTCCGCCACGACCTTGCACGGCTCAATGGGCCCGGTCGTCAGCCGCCCGCTGAACTGCCAGGCGACCCCGGGACGCTCTACCGTGGGCGTGACCGGATTTTCCATGACCTCGATCATCGCGATCTGGCCCGGCTGAATGTGGCGGGGGTAGATGGTGATGCCATCTTGCGGGCGAATCGCCTGGTAAGAGATCGACTTTCGCAGTCTCTCCCGAAGCCTGGCTTGCGCGGCGGCATCACTGCTCGACAGTTCCTCCTTGGTCGCGCCGAAGTCGTCGCCCTTGAGGAAGGGCGCCCGGTTGTTTCCGCAGCGCTTGCCGAGGGGCAGGTAGGTGATGTCAGCCGGCACACCCCAATCCTTCAGCTCCTTCTCGAGGTGCTCCGGGTCCCGGAAATCGTAGATCTTGAGGTTGATCGATCCGTCCTGGTTTTTCGTCAGGGCATAGGCCGGCTTGGCGGAACCGAGTAAGGAAGGCACGGCCACGCCCGCCGCGACGGCCGCCGCCACGGCTGCACCCATCGCGAGCCGCCGCCCGCTCAGGAGCGGCTGTTCCAGCCGAGTGTGCTGACCGAACGGAAGCAGCCTCCTCCAGCGCCGATCGCGCGGTGCCGCAGTCGCCTCCTGAGCGAGCCGGAGTCGTTGCCGGGCCAGGGAGTGGGGCGGCTCATGCTCCAGTTCCTTGATGAGCGTCTTCAGTTCATCCATGATCGTGTTCCTCCAACGGGTTGACTCCACCCAGGGTGTGGCGGACTTTGCGCCGGGCCCGATTGAGCCGTGACTTGACCGTGCCGACCGGGATGCCGAGCGCGCGGGCCGCTTCCTCGTACGTCATGTCGCTCCAGGCGACCATGAGCAGGACGTCCCGGTCGCCTCGCGACAGCAGCGCGAGCGCGTTCAGCAGGACCGTCCGCGACCCTTGAGCGGTCAGATCACGAGTGATCGCCTCTTCTGGTCCCTCAACGGGCTGGGCCGGGCTCTGCCGCTCCAGCGCACGGTAGCGGCTGACCTCGGTCCGGCGGTGGCCGGTGATGAGCTTGGTGGCGATGCCCAGCAGCCAGGGCCGGGCATCGCGGTAGGAGATGTCGTACGCGTGGCGCCTGCGGAATGCGATCAGGAACGTCTCTCCGACGAGGTCCTCGGCGAGTTCTGGGCCGAGCCGGAAGGAGATGTACCTGTAAAGCGTTGCGGCGTAGCGGTCGAACAGGGCGGCGAACTGCTCCGGATCATCGAGGGAACTTGTGATGATCTCGGAGTCCACCACCAGCGGTGACGTGTCTGTCACCATAGATGATCTATTTTCGGCACTGGACCCCCTTCGAGATGTCATCTGTGTCTTGTCACAAGAGGCTTGAGTGTTCACGGGCATCTGCCGCTGGTTGATCGTCGGCGCCGTTGCTGAGGTACTGAAGGGATCTTGCAGTCTTTGAGGTCAGCAATGCCATGACGCCTGGCGGCACACAGGGCAGCACATAGTGAGTGGTTGTCGAGGCATCCGGCGGGTCTGTAGTCGCGCAGGGAGAGCTGTGCTCGGTGGTGGAAGGACCGATTGCAGATGTGTCTCTTCACGCGAGCCGCAAAGCCATCTACAGTTACGATTTGCAGGCGCCATGTGACTCTTTGCAATCACAGAATTATGCGGGTTACGCACGGCGCCAGCATGTGGAGGTCGGGCATGACGCTGGGCGAAGCATCGCTGCTGGACCCGGTCTTCGCCCGCCCACCCCGAACCCGTCGCTCCACCGGAGAACTGATCGCCTCCACCGAGATCACCGCAGGCTGGCACCACTCGGCCGGAGACGGCCCGCCCGAGTACGGCTACAGCGCCACCCTCACCGTCGCCGCCCGCACCCGCTCGGTTTCCGGATCTTTTCCGCAACTGGCGCTCGGCCTGGTCCTCGACACTCCACACAAACGCATCGGCGCCAACGCCATCACCACCCTCAAACCCCTGCCCACACTCGGCTTGCCCGCAGCATTCGCCGTGGTCGACCGTGCCTACACCGACCAACAGAGCACCCATTTCGCCCAGCCCGCACGAGAGCTCGGCTACCGGCTCGCCCTCGATTACAAAGTGGATCAACGAGGCGTGCAGGGCAGCGTCCACGGCGCCCTGCTCATCGACGGCGGCCTGGCCTGCCCGCTGATCCCCGACCGGCTCGCCCAGGCCACCACCGGCCTGGCCGACACCGCCATCCGCGCACCCTCGGACGAACTCACCGCGCTCATCAGCGCGCGAGAGCCGTACTTGCTGCGCCTCAAGCAGAGCCCGAACGCAGACGGCACCGTCCGCTTCCAGTGCCCGGCAGCAGGCACCTCCCCATCGCTGACCTGCCCCCGCTTCGACCGCCTCCACCAGCACGGACCCAACCGGCCCACCGCGGTCAACCTCACCCACACCCGGCAACGAGCCGCCCACCCCGCGGCCAAACCTCGCATTCTTCCCCCACAGCCTGACCACAAGACCGGCGAACTGCCGAGGATCTGCCAACAGCACACCATCACCGTCCGCAAGGACGACCTCGGCCACCTCGACAAGTTCCGCCAGGATCTGCCCTACCTCAGCCCCTCGTGGCGAGGGACGTACTCCCCTGCCAGGGCGATGACGGAGGGGCTGAACGGCCGTCTCAAAGGCCACGACCTCGACCTGGGGATCCCAAGAACCGGCTCGCCCACGGCCGCGTCGCCCAGACCATCCTGGTCGCCCTGCTCGTCACCGTCGCCAACGACCACTTCCTCGACCAGTGGCGCCACACCCATCAGCCCCCAGACGAGCCCGACACACCCGCCGACATCCTCCAGATCCCAGCAGAGCACATCGACCGCACACCGCTCACGGGCCGCAGCAGGCCACCGCCCGTCCCATAACCCGCACTTCAGATCACCTTGTCGCACCACCCAGCCCGGAGCCGGCATCGCCATGCCCAGCGACGCGAACTCCGACCTCCACCAGCGCCCTGACACCACCCGCGCCTTCCAGGACACCTGCTCCGCGGCTCCCAAACCAGGACGAACCCGATTCGGAACCTCCTGAAACGACAAGATCCCGCCTGATCTCGATGATCAGACGGGATCCCGTCAACTTCAGTCCAGCCGTTTCAAGAACGGCCCCTGGTGGAGATGAGGGGATTCGAACCCCTGACCCCTTCGATGCGAAGCATTCGAGTTGATCGCTCCACCTTGTGTATTGCCAGGTCAATCCGTCCGTTCGTGTGCATCGTAGTGCACCCATGGGTCTCCCCGAGCACCTCTGATGTCACTCACTTTGTCACTCAGCACGGGGATTCGTGGCGCCTTCTGATTGCTTCGGTGTGAAGCAGACCTGCCGATCTTGTGATCTGGTGCTTTGGCTAGTCAAACCTCTGATCGCTGTGCGCCAGCCATGTGACCCGCATCCTCTCAGAAGCTCGGAAATATGACGGGATACTAGCCTCCGCCCGGGCCCTACCCACGCTGTCCACACGCATACGGGACCGGAGCCTGCACTTGGGACGGGGTGTTGGGATTGTTCTCCAGCTTAACCCCGGTCCAATAGATCGGGGTTAGCGCCTTGACACTGCTGTCTGGTCCTCGAACTACGACAAAGTCACTTGTGAAAGGCGTTCCTTCTCGCGTAGTGCCCTTCAGGACCAGTAGCCAGCCATGGGGGCCATTCTTGAGCGGAATTTGCCTGGACTCAGTCCATTTTGGTGTGCGTCCGGGATGAAGGCAGTTGCGGCGCGCTATTTCAACGAACCTACTGCAGTTGGAGTCGCTTGCTGCGAATGAGCCACACAGGGCGTTGACATCTTCAGATTCAGCTGCAGTAGTAATGTCGTGGAATAGCTGAATTGCCTCCTCTTCGCGCACAGGCTTAGTTAGGTCGGGGTCCATCGGGGCTGAGCAGGCGACGACCGCCGCCAATAGTGTCAGGATGACTGTTGTCTTCATCGCCGGTGTCGCCTGCTCTCTCGCTCGACTAAGCCCTCGTTAGCACGTCTCGGGGGCGCATGGGTTCTGGTAGACCTCCATCGGGCTCCATGCTCGGAAGGTGGCTCCTGCGCCGCCCTGGGGTACGTACCATGAAACCTGATACTCGACGGCGCGATCATCGCTATGGATCGCGTTGCCGCCGGATGTCCAGTAGTGGCTGAACGTTGCAGGAGCGTCGTACTTGATTATGTCGCTCCTCTCGCAGTGATTGTACGACCCTGACATTGAGAGGCCGCCGTATAGGGGTACGCTGATGCCGATTTGTCGACAGTTACTGGTCGTGTCCTGCTTTGGCGCCCAGCCTCTCCATCCGCTGATGGTGCCGCCACCGTTGCGTTCTCCGCCAATTCCACACTTATACATGAGGATGTTGGTTTCGGTCTTGCATGTGCCGAAGTGGTAGCGAGAGTAGTAATTCCAGTCGGGGTTCCCGTCGTATTTCTGGATGGTGAACTCCCAGCACACGTCGAACCATGCCAGCGAGCCCCAGGAGGGATCGTATTGACGCCCGAAGCAGTTGTGATGATAGGTGTAGGGATAGGTATCTGCCGCCACCGAGGCCTTGCCTGATTCCTCACCAGAATCCACTGGTGGAGGCGTGATGTTGACCTCGAGGTCCGTCCAGATCGAATCGGGCTTTGTGCTACTCACCTCAGGGTGCGAGGCAACGGGTGAGCCCGCACCCTTGGCAACGACCACAGTCATGTCTGACAGAGGAACGTCGGCCGGAGCGACCACGGTCATGGTCGGCACGCTATTCGTCGAAACGCTCTTGCCGGTTGTTGCCCATCGCGGTAGGTCGACCTTCAGCACGCGGAAGCTCTGCGCCTGGATGCTAGGCGCAGCCCTCTTCATCGATGGGTCGTCACTCGTCGTGGCCCGCTGCCGGAAGGAGGTGACTCCCGTCTGACCTTCCGGTGTCTGGGTGATGTCCTTGACGCCCGCCTCGTCGAGCTTGATCCGCGCCACGGATTGCTCAGGCGCAGCACCTGCGGGGGGAGCGAGGACGATGACCGTCAGCAGAACGGATGCGACTGTGAGCAGCAGTTGAAGACGTTTTAACGCCATGAAGCTAGACTCCTCATTGCATCGGATGATGTGCCACGGGCGGGGTTTGCTTGACCGGCTCCCCGCTCGTGGCTTGCGGAACTACGTTACGCGCGTGATTCAGGCGCCCACTCCCTGTTTTGGTGTCTGTAATGCCCATGGGGCTGATGCGAGGGCAACCATAAGCAGGGGCTCCAAGAGAACGCAACACTCGATCAGAATTTTGGAGTCAGTACGCCCTGTTTGGAGTCAGCAAGCGTCCCGGCGAAGATTGGGGGTGACGCATCGTCGCCGCTCAGCGAGTAGACCGATGCTTGGATTGCAGACGAATCAATGGGCAATCAACGGACGTTTCCGCACAAACAGGATATCCTTAATCCTCTACCTGTCGAGGCCATAATTCATCGTCCGTGTGCCGGCGACGCGTTGGCTGATGAGTAACAAAGGCGGCCTTCTGGTAAGCATTCAGAAGTTCAAGATCATGATGGCGTGGGTGCTGCCCACGAGGTGGGATGATCTTCGGGTGCCGAAGACCCCGGATCGCCGCCCGTCATACGACGAGCTGGCGGCCTTGGTGGTCCGGCAGATGACCACGATCGAGACCCAGCGACAGACGATCGAACGGCTGGATGAGACGGTCGACCGGCTGACCACGAAGGTCGCCAATCTGGCACGCCGGTTGGACCGCAACCCGGGAACTCCTCGTTACCGCCCTCCAGCGACACCTTCGTCCGGCCGGACAAGAAGCCGCCGGTCAAGAACGGGAAGAAGCGGGGCCGCCAGCCGGGAGCCCCCGGCGCGGGCCTGGCCATGGTCGAGAATCCGGATCAGGTCGAAGACCATCTCCCGGACGCCTGCGGCGGCTGCGGAATGACCTTGTCAGCACTAAGGGCATCTATAGGGCTGCTACGAGCCCAACACACCCTCTGGCCTGCCCGTCTGCCGTCGTCCCACCCGCAGGGATAGCGGGCCAGCCGCGGGGCTGCCCGGCCGCGCGCCTGGTGTCACGGCCGTGATGGAGCGGAGGCGGCCCCGCGGCTGGTCTGCTAGGGCTTGTCCTGGGATGACGGCAGGCGGGCAGGCTTCCACCGCAACCACTCCACCGCTGCACGCCGTGATCTTGGCCGCCCCGGAGCCGGAGCACCCCCGCCGGAGGCATGCCGTAACCCCGCCCCGTGACCGGCTCAGCCTGCGCTTGGCGAGCTCGACTCCGTGAGCAGAGCACTGCGCCTCGGAAGCGGCCCTGTCCTCGTTGGGTGTGGCTCGTTTTGAGGGAGCGGAGTGATCATAAGTGAGCACGTCTCGGCTCTGGCGGCGGGTTGCGCGGGCGCGGATGCGACCTCTCCCGTCCGGGTTCGCCGCGCTGGCTCGCCTGTCCGCCTCGGCCGACAGATTGCCACGAACTCGCCACGGTCAACGTCCATTCAAGGGTGGACTGGAGGGACGTTGGTGTTGTCGCGCATGACCAGCGTGTTCATGGCGTCTCGCCGCACCTCAGGGTGTGGATCTTGGTCAGCCATGCGTCGTAGAATGGCACGCAGTTGGAACCACTCGAGATATCCGCAGGCGAGCACCACGGCGTCGCGCACGCGTGGGTCAGGGTCCTCGGCCAGTTGAGCTATCGGCTCGTAGAACTCTTGGTCGTAGTATGCGGGCGCCCCCAGGACGAGACGCATCAGCCTCATCATTCGCTCGCTCGGGTCGATCCGCGAGATGATGGGCTCCAACAGTTCTTGGCGCGTAAGCGGGTTGAGGTGTTCGATGAGGAGCCTCTCAAACTCGGCTCCGGCCGCTCGGTCTTCCATTAGAACCGAGAGGGCGCACATATCGCTCAATTCGTCAGACAACAGCCTGACGTGAAGGCCACGGCGAACGCCCCACTCTTGTTCGTGGGTGTGCCGCCGGTAAGGCTTACCGGCGTTGTCCCACAGCAGGGTCCAGTCCGCGGCCACCGCCAGCTTTGTCGCCTGCTCCACGCCAGGGATGTAGCGAAGCACCAAGCGATTGCCCTCATACATCCCAGGAGCACCCTTCAACGTCAAGGCGTCAGCCTCAGCCGTCCTGCCTCAAGATCACAAATCGAAACTAGACGTTAGTTGGCGCCGCCAATATCGGTCAACCAGGACAAGAAGCCTTGCGGTGGCCAACCTTGCGGGGAGATCCCGCGAATCCTGCCCACCCTCTCGATGTTCTCGGCGTCCTCCGGGGCGTGTCCGGTATGCATGTACTTCGTCCTCAGCGAGTGTCTGAGCTGGGCTTTTGTGATCACGACTGTTTGATCGGGGAACCGCCTTCTACCGTGGGTGCAGGCGTGTAAGGCGGTGGTGACGGTGGGTTCGTTGCTGGAGGAGTTGGCGCGGCGGGAGGCTGTGGCCCGGCAGCGGATCGAGGGGATCCGGGAGCAGATCGCCGCGTTGGAGTCACAACTGGAGGCCGAGCAGGGCCGGTTGTCACGCCTGGTGATCACGCGGGAGACGGTGGAGGAGATCTTGGGCGATGCAGCCCAGCTGGTCCACGAGCCCGCCCGCGACGCCGAGGTCGTCGATGCGGCCGGCGTGGCCGCATCGGTGCAGGTGCAGCCGTCGACGATGGGGGTGGTGACGGTGCCGCCGTGGCAGGCGGGCATGACGGTGGCGGTGTTGCCGCGTGCGTACCGGGACGCCGTGGAGATCATGGTTGAGGCCGGTAGAGCGTTGCGGGCCGGGCAGATCGCGGTGGCGATGGGGTTGCCGGATGAGGCCGCCAAGCGGGAAGGGTTGCGGTCCAAGCTCAAGCGGCTGGTGGAACGCGGGTGGGCGCGGGAAGAGGGACCGGGGCTGTTCACGGTGACCGAATCGGTGGCGCGCGAGGTGGCCGGGCAGGTCGATGGAGGGTGAGTCGACGGCATCGCTCCGTCGTCTACCTCGTCACCGGGCAGGTGATTGTGGCGGGGCTCTTCCGTCGTCAGGTTCGAAGGTGCCAACCAAATCGCGCCCGAATGAAAGAAGAGCCCTGTGCAGGCACCGTACGACACAGACGTCACCGCTGACGTCTTTGCGGAGGCGAGGAACACGTTCAACTGTCTGATCGGACAGCTCACCGCTGCGCAGCGCGTCGCTGACGCATGATCAGCTGGAGGACACGATCGTCGAGCAGGGGCGTGAGCTGCAACGCCAGCTGCTGCAGGCGCACCTTGACCTGCGGGCGTTGCGCGAGCGGCAGCAGGTGCACCGCACCCGACATGACAGGTCGGCCTTGACGGTGACCGGGGCCGACGGCGTGGTGCGAGGGCGGGTGGCGATGGGGCATCACCGTCTGCTGGCCACTGTGGTGGGAACGGTGAGGGTCACGCGATGCGCCTGGCGCGCCCCGAACGTCGGCAACCTCTATCCGGCGGACGCGGTGCTGTCGTTGCCGGCGGTGCGGCACTCGGCCGGGCTGGCGAAACTGGCGGTGATCGAAGCAGTGCGTGGCTCGTTCGACACCGCCCACGCGGCGATCACCGCGCGCTGCGGCCAGGTGATCGGCAAACGGCAGATCGAGCAGCTCGTGGCCGGGGCGGCGGCCGACGTTGACGCCTTCTACGCCGCGCAGACTCTGCTGCCGTGCACCGCCTGCACGGTGCTGGCGATCAGCGTGGACGCCAAGGGCATCGCGATGCGCCCCGAGGCGCTGCGGCCCGCGACCGCCAAGGCCGCCGCCCGCGCCAGGGCGACCTTCCGCACCCGGCTGGCCTCGAGGGAGAAGCCTGCACGCAAACGGATGGCCACCCTCGGCGTGGTCTACGACGCCGACCCCGCCGCCCGGCGCCCCCATGATGTGATCGCCGTCCCCGGCGGACGCGGCGGGCAGCGCCGGCTGCGGCCCAGGCCACGCGCGGAGCGCAAGTGGCTGTGCGGCTCCATCATCACCGGCCCCGGTACGGTGATCGCCAAGGTCTTCGACCATGCCGAAGCCCGCGACCCTGCCTATGCCCGTCCCTGGGTCGTGCTCGTCGACGGAGCCCGGCACCAGCTCGATCTGATTGCCGCCGAGGCCGCCCGCCGCGGCATAGCCGTGCACATCGTCATCGACTTCGTCCATGTGATCGAAAAGTTGTGGGCCGCGGCCTGGAGCCTGCACCCGCCCGCCGCTCCGGCCGCCGAGGACTGGGTCGCCGCCCACGCCCTGGCGCTGCTGGCCGGGCACACCGACCATGTCGTCACGGCTTTGACCGCCCAAGCCACCGCCTTACCCTCCCGGCGCCGCGACGGCATCGACGCCTGCATCCGCTACCTGACCAACAACGCCGAACACCTGCGCTACGACCAAGCACTCGAAGCGGGATGGCCGATCGCGACCGGCGTGATCGAAGGCGCCTGCCGGCATCTGATCGCCGACAGATTCGACCTGGCCGGAGCCAGATGGGGCCTAGCCGGAGCCGAAGCGGTGTTGAAGCTCCGCGCGCTGACCGCCAACGGTCATCTCGACGATTACTGGCGCTACCACCTCGCCCAACAACACGACCGTGTCCACCAAACCCGCTACCAGGACGGATACGCCCTCACAACCTGACCGACAGGCTCACTTCAGGAGAGCCGCACCCAACCCGATTCGGAAACGCCTGAAACGACAAGATCCCGCCTGATCTCGATGATCAGACGGGATCCCGTCAACCTCAGTCCAGCCGTTTCAAGAACGGCCCTGGGTGGAGATGAGGGGATTCGAACCCCTGACCCCTTCGATGCGAACGAAGTGCGCTACCGGACTGCGCTACATCCCCAAGGACTCGACCAGATTAGCAAACCTTTGAGGGTCCTCGCGCCACCGATCAATCCCCCACCGCCCGCTTGGGCGGCTCCGCGTACTGGTCGAACAGGACGTCCCCGTGCAGCGACGTGAGGTCGATCACCTCGGCCGGCGGTTCTTCGACGACCTGGCGGCGCCGGCGTGCCCGCCGGAGCCGCTCGGCGCGCGCCTGGCGGGCGCGTTCCCGGCGTTCCCTGTCCACGCTTACGGCGACCCGCAGGAAGCCCATGTACGCCAGCATGATGACGACGGACGGCGCCACCCCCCACCACGGGATCATCTGGACCGCGGCCGTGATGACCGAGGCGAGCACCAGCAGCGCGGTGAAGAACAGCAGCCGGCGTCGGCGGGCGACGATGATGGCGCGGCGCCGCAGGCGGAACTGGCGCACGTCGACCTTCTCGACCTCCGGCGGCGCGCCGTCGTCCTCATCGGAGCCCTCCGAGGAGCTCGACGGCTCCAGGTTGTCGAGATCGGGCAGCGGGTGCTCACCGGTGTAGTACTCCTCGAGCTCGGCCAGCTCGGCGAGGTTCGTCTTGTCCTTGCGCAACCACATCGGAATGAGGACGCACAACCACATCACGACGATGGCGAGATAGAGGAGGACGCTGCTCACGACCACCTCCGGGCAGCACGAAGACGCGTGTGACTTCGTTGCGTCTTCAATCTGCTCACGTCACGCACCGTAAGACCGCGTGTTCTGATTGACGAGCATTCGGTGCGGTGTGTCGCGAGATCGTCAAACCTCTTCGACGGGAGACCCCCCGCGAGCGGCCGACTCGCGGGCGCGACGCCACTGTACGAGCAGCCCGCCGGGCACGTCCTCGACGGTCAACGCGTAGCAAATGTGGTCGCGCCAGGCTCCGTCAATGTGGAGTTGGCGACGCCGAATGCCTTCTTCCCTGAATCCGAGTTTCTCAACCACCCTACGGCTGGCTTGGTTCTCGGGGCGGATGTTCGCCTCCAGACGATGC from Nonomuraea polychroma encodes the following:
- a CDS encoding site-specific integrase yields the protein MATSHRGRGFKHKRFAIYVWRPDREGGGAKTRKSRRTLELPKLAAQALRQHHVGQAAQKLKAGEAWQDHNLVFCTNVGTPLDASNVRRAFRKITKQAGLGTAWSPRELRHSFVSIMSDQGIPIETIADLVGHAGTSVTEAVDRHQLRPVITKDAQTMNTIFGDSGHR
- a CDS encoding RNA polymerase sigma factor yields the protein MVTDTSPLVVDSEIITSSLDDPEQFAALFDRYAATLYRYISFRLGPELAEDLVGETFLIAFRRRHAYDISYRDARPWLLGIATKLITGHRRTEVSRYRALERQSPAQPVEGPEEAITRDLTAQGSRTVLLNALALLSRGDRDVLLMVAWSDMTYEEAARALGIPVGTVKSRLNRARRKVRHTLGGVNPLEEHDHG
- a CDS encoding HEAT repeat domain-containing protein, translating into MYEGNRLVLRYIPGVEQATKLAVAADWTLLWDNAGKPYRRHTHEQEWGVRRGLHVRLLSDELSDMCALSVLMEDRAAGAEFERLLIEHLNPLTRQELLEPIISRIDPSERMMRLMRLVLGAPAYYDQEFYEPIAQLAEDPDPRVRDAVVLACGYLEWFQLRAILRRMADQDPHPEVRRDAMNTLVMRDNTNVPPVHP